A section of the Vicinamibacterales bacterium genome encodes:
- a CDS encoding permease, with product MSDHHNESRSSIAPTSSADPGSAESHRLPRYLAACAVAVLVWVAVYANLQPFAAWLTYRVIGLERGSHLASAVEFFVFESPKVLMLLVVVVFGVGIVRSFFTPERTRGILAGRRESAGNVLAALLGIVTPFCSCSAVPLFIGFVTAGVPLGVTFSFLISAPMVNEVAVVLLFGLFGWKVAGLYTATGVLIAIISGWTIGRLRLERHVEAWVFKTPAGGAGLAEQRLEWADRIEAGWQAMREIVGQVWPYVLLGIAVGAGIHGYVPENFMASIMGRSAWWSVPVAVIIGIPMYSNAAGIIPVVQALLGKGAALGTVLAFMMAVIGLSLPETIILRRVLKPTLIAVFVGVVGTGILLVGYLFNIVF from the coding sequence ATGTCCGATCACCACAACGAGAGCCGCTCATCGATCGCGCCGACATCGTCTGCCGACCCGGGTTCTGCCGAATCACACCGGTTGCCGCGATATCTGGCCGCCTGTGCGGTTGCCGTGCTCGTGTGGGTCGCCGTCTACGCGAACCTGCAGCCGTTCGCCGCGTGGCTGACGTATCGGGTCATCGGTCTCGAACGCGGGTCCCACCTCGCCTCGGCGGTGGAGTTCTTCGTCTTCGAATCGCCGAAGGTGCTGATGCTCCTCGTGGTCGTCGTCTTTGGAGTCGGCATCGTCCGCTCGTTCTTCACGCCCGAGCGGACGCGCGGCATCCTGGCTGGCAGGCGCGAGTCGGCCGGCAACGTCCTCGCGGCATTGCTCGGGATCGTCACGCCCTTCTGCTCGTGCTCGGCGGTGCCGCTGTTCATCGGATTCGTCACCGCCGGCGTCCCTCTCGGCGTGACGTTCTCGTTTCTCATCTCTGCGCCGATGGTGAACGAGGTGGCGGTGGTGCTGCTCTTCGGCCTCTTCGGCTGGAAGGTGGCCGGACTCTACACGGCCACCGGCGTGCTGATCGCCATCATCTCGGGGTGGACGATCGGCCGGCTTCGCCTCGAACGTCATGTCGAAGCGTGGGTCTTCAAGACGCCCGCGGGCGGCGCTGGACTGGCCGAGCAGCGCCTGGAGTGGGCCGATCGAATCGAGGCGGGCTGGCAGGCGATGAGAGAAATCGTCGGCCAGGTGTGGCCCTACGTGCTGCTCGGGATCGCCGTCGGCGCCGGCATCCACGGCTACGTGCCGGAGAACTTCATGGCCTCCATCATGGGCAGGAGCGCCTGGTGGAGCGTCCCGGTGGCGGTGATCATCGGCATTCCAATGTACTCGAACGCCGCGGGCATCATCCCCGTCGTGCAGGCACTGCTCGGCAAGGGCGCGGCCCTCGGCACGGTGCTCGCCTTCATGATGGCCGTCATCGGCCTGTCGCTGCCGGAGACGATCATCCTTCGCCGCGTGCTGAAGCCGACGCTCATCGCGGTGTTCGTCGGCGTCGTCGGAACCGGCATTCTCCTCGTCGGGTATCTGTTCAATATCGTCTTCTGA